The Crocinitomicaceae bacterium genome includes a region encoding these proteins:
- a CDS encoding DEAD/DEAH box helicase family protein, translated as MDKKSLSERDICTKFITPALIKAGWDNQLQILEEVSFTDGRIYVKGKLTARGKRKRADYILYYRPNIAIAIIEAKDNKHSVRAGIQQGLDYAQILDIPCVFSSNGDGFLFHDRTETSENLEREISLDEFPSPQVLWERYKKYKGITTAETEKIVSQDYYSDGSGRSPRYYQQIAVNRTVEAIAKGQNRVLLVMATGTGKTYTAFQIIHRLWKSGAKKRILFLADRTALIDQTRKGDFKYFRDKMTIIKKKVVGSKDGKDELVSNRKKGIDSSDKAYEIFLGLYQGLTNNEPGIEDAYKDFSPDFFDLIIIDECHRGSSKEDSSWREILTYFQSATHIGLTATPRETYEASNSEYFGDPVYTYSLKQGISDGFLAPYRVVRIQLNVDAEGWRPDKNKFDKHGQTIEDRIYNRKDFDKHLVIEERTDVVARKVTEFLKGYDRFAKTIIFCVDIDHAERMRSAIARHNADLVSENYKYVMQITGDNDEGKRELDNFINPEEKYPVIATTSELMTTGVDAQTCKVIVLDANINSMTKFKQIVGRGTRINEEYGKMYFTLLDFRNATDLFADPHFDGEPLRVKPVNEETPLNEIVSEEENQTIPVLDEETGEELQILAPQIRYPTNTARPVMTDNRQKVYVNGVDVSVLVSRELYFDQNGKPITTSLKEHTRDLVQKQYKSLDDFLLKWNSEDKKEAIIAELMEQGVMVDALYEAVNKEVDLFDLICHVAYDQPPLSRKERATKVKKRNYFTKYGDQARKVLEALLDKYADEGITNIESIEVLRVNPFDEFGTPVEIISQFGSKEKYLEAVKELENELYKIA; from the coding sequence GTGGATAAAAAAAGTCTTTCAGAAAGAGATATATGCACCAAGTTTATCACCCCGGCCTTAATCAAGGCAGGTTGGGATAATCAGCTTCAAATACTGGAAGAGGTTTCGTTTACTGACGGTAGGATTTATGTGAAAGGAAAATTAACCGCCCGGGGCAAACGGAAAAGAGCCGATTACATTCTTTATTATAGACCCAATATTGCAATTGCGATTATTGAGGCAAAAGACAACAAACATTCTGTTAGGGCTGGAATACAACAAGGCTTGGATTATGCACAGATTTTAGATATTCCTTGTGTGTTCAGCAGCAACGGGGATGGATTTTTATTTCATGACAGAACTGAGACTTCTGAAAATCTTGAACGTGAAATTTCATTAGATGAATTTCCAAGTCCGCAAGTTTTATGGGAACGCTATAAAAAATACAAAGGCATCACCACCGCTGAAACTGAAAAAATTGTCTCGCAAGATTATTATTCAGATGGTTCTGGACGGTCACCGCGCTACTACCAACAAATTGCTGTAAATAGGACTGTTGAAGCAATTGCAAAGGGCCAAAACCGTGTACTGCTGGTAATGGCTACTGGTACAGGTAAAACTTATACGGCTTTTCAAATCATTCACAGACTTTGGAAAAGTGGAGCAAAAAAGCGAATCTTGTTTCTGGCAGACAGAACTGCTTTAATTGATCAAACAAGAAAAGGAGACTTTAAGTATTTCAGAGATAAGATGACCATTATCAAAAAGAAAGTCGTTGGGTCTAAAGATGGAAAAGATGAACTGGTTTCAAATAGAAAAAAAGGGATTGATAGTTCTGACAAGGCGTATGAAATATTTTTGGGATTATACCAAGGTTTAACAAATAACGAACCCGGTATTGAAGATGCCTACAAAGATTTTTCTCCAGACTTTTTTGATTTGATAATTATCGATGAGTGTCACCGTGGCAGTTCAAAAGAAGATAGCAGTTGGCGAGAAATTTTAACTTATTTCCAAAGTGCAACACATATTGGTTTAACAGCTACTCCTCGTGAAACTTATGAAGCAAGCAACAGTGAATATTTTGGAGATCCGGTTTATACCTATAGTTTAAAGCAAGGAATTTCTGATGGATTTTTAGCGCCATATCGTGTGGTTAGAATTCAACTGAATGTAGACGCTGAAGGTTGGCGGCCAGATAAAAATAAATTTGATAAACATGGTCAGACAATTGAAGACAGAATATATAACCGCAAAGATTTCGATAAGCATTTGGTCATTGAAGAACGGACAGATGTAGTTGCCAGAAAGGTCACTGAGTTCCTCAAAGGTTATGACAGATTTGCTAAAACCATCATTTTCTGTGTCGATATCGATCACGCCGAACGCATGCGTTCGGCCATTGCTCGCCATAATGCAGATTTGGTGTCGGAGAATTACAAGTACGTGATGCAGATCACAGGAGATAACGATGAAGGAAAGAGGGAATTGGATAATTTTATTAATCCCGAAGAAAAATATCCGGTGATTGCTACAACATCGGAATTGATGACAACAGGGGTTGATGCACAAACATGTAAAGTTATCGTGCTGGATGCAAACATTAATTCAATGACCAAGTTCAAACAAATTGTTGGACGCGGAACCAGGATTAATGAAGAGTATGGTAAAATGTATTTCACCCTGCTGGATTTTAGAAATGCAACCGACCTTTTTGCAGATCCTCATTTTGATGGAGAGCCGCTTAGAGTAAAACCAGTCAATGAAGAAACACCGCTGAATGAAATTGTAAGCGAAGAAGAAAATCAGACAATACCCGTGCTAGATGAAGAAACTGGTGAGGAGCTTCAGATTTTAGCGCCCCAAATACGTTATCCGACAAATACTGCTCGACCGGTAATGACGGATAACCGACAAAAAGTATACGTGAATGGGGTAGATGTGTCGGTCTTGGTAAGTCGCGAATTGTATTTTGACCAAAATGGTAAGCCCATAACAACCAGTTTGAAAGAGCATACCAGAGATCTTGTTCAAAAGCAATACAAGTCTCTTGATGATTTTCTTTTAAAGTGGAATTCAGAAGATAAAAAAGAGGCAATTATAGCTGAGCTAATGGAGCAGGGTGTAATGGTGGATGCACTTTATGAAGCAGTCAATAAGGAGGTTGATTTGTTTGACCTGATTTGCCATGTTGCATATGATCAACCACCGCTGAGCAGAAAGGAACGCGCCACTAAGGTCAAAAAACGAAATTACTTTACAAAGTACGGTGATCAAGCCCGCAAAGTATTAGAAGCATTGCTAGATAAATACGCTGATGAAGGTATTACCAATATCGAGAGCATTGAAGTTTTGCGTGTAAATCCATTTGATGAATTTGGAACACCGGTGGAAATAATTAGTCAGTTTGGAAGTAAAGAAAAATATTTGGAAGCAGTAAAAGAGTTGGAAAATGAACTTTACAAAATTGCTTAA
- a CDS encoding zeta toxin family protein, whose amino-acid sequence MKDYKISANTEELQFFVSESGMSPTKMKSPNIYKQFKIRFNRIQFSGQVNSYLAADVAAFIRNKLLKAGVSFAFETVFSRPSKLEIMRVAKENGYRVYLYFITTEDPKINIDRVKLRVQKGGHSVPENLVSKRYYKTMRLLISAIKASYRSYLFDNSGEHYELVAFVDPGNIVRITDFDRKIPNWFIEYVYQGKA is encoded by the coding sequence TTGAAAGATTATAAAATTTCTGCCAACACAGAAGAACTGCAATTTTTTGTTTCTGAATCAGGAATGTCTCCAACTAAAATGAAATCTCCGAATATTTATAAGCAATTTAAAATTCGTTTCAATAGAATACAATTTTCTGGACAAGTCAATTCTTATCTAGCTGCTGACGTTGCTGCATTCATTAGGAATAAATTATTGAAAGCCGGAGTAAGTTTTGCTTTTGAAACAGTATTTTCGCGTCCATCTAAATTAGAGATAATGCGTGTAGCCAAGGAGAACGGATATCGAGTTTATCTCTATTTCATTACCACGGAAGATCCAAAAATTAACATCGACAGGGTGAAATTGCGAGTGCAAAAAGGTGGACATAGTGTTCCTGAAAATCTTGTTTCTAAGAGATACTATAAAACCATGAGACTTTTAATTTCTGCAATCAAGGCAAGCTATAGATCATACCTTTTTGATAACTCGGGAGAACATTATGAATTAGTTGCGTTTGTTGATCCTGGAAATATTGTTAGAATAACTGATTTCGATAGAAAAATTCCAAATTGGTTTATTGAATATGTATATCAAGGTAAAGCATAG
- a CDS encoding T9SS type A sorting domain-containing protein: MKKMLLSMSAFVALSVSAQQAVTDVSGVVNNPVTESDVQTKTYNACSYVQEGNSYQQGYGCSTLFATVISEDFTVPDGECWYIDEVMASFFTNNLADMTAIDVAIYDDAAGAPGTLIALQTIPVADINSVYDGTAYGLNIDHHFISLSSPYTLCGGVGGTKYWISFQVVCSSASFYWECTYLTTYANNCYSAPDEAGPWSLFGYDMVMEIFHKDYNYINQTECAGYSITVGANTYDSTGNYIDTLTSVAGCDSIVEVDLTIITVDAGVTQTGVILTADLAAASYQWLDCNNAYAVIASGTNQSFTSPSNGNFAVEVTDAGCVDTSACFLIDYTGVEESENGVVTLYPNPSNNIVQLQGITQLQGVSLITITTITGEVVVVYSKAVSEIDLSALSAGVYFVNIQHENGLSSLKLVKE, translated from the coding sequence ATGAAAAAAATGCTACTCTCTATGAGCGCCTTTGTTGCGCTTTCAGTTTCTGCTCAACAAGCGGTGACAGATGTTTCCGGTGTTGTGAATAACCCGGTTACTGAATCTGATGTTCAGACAAAAACCTACAACGCTTGCAGTTATGTGCAGGAAGGAAATTCCTACCAACAAGGTTATGGTTGCAGTACCCTTTTTGCTACCGTGATTTCTGAAGATTTTACTGTGCCTGATGGTGAATGTTGGTATATTGATGAAGTGATGGCTTCATTCTTTACAAACAATCTAGCTGACATGACTGCCATTGATGTTGCAATTTATGATGATGCTGCCGGAGCACCGGGAACATTAATTGCTTTACAAACAATACCTGTTGCCGATATCAATTCGGTATATGATGGAACTGCGTATGGGCTCAACATTGATCACCATTTTATTAGTTTATCTTCCCCTTATACACTTTGTGGTGGTGTTGGCGGAACTAAATATTGGATTTCATTTCAAGTAGTTTGTTCGTCGGCAAGTTTTTACTGGGAGTGTACTTATTTGACTACCTACGCCAACAATTGTTATTCTGCACCGGATGAAGCCGGGCCATGGTCTCTTTTTGGTTATGACATGGTGATGGAAATTTTTCACAAAGATTACAATTACATCAACCAAACAGAATGTGCAGGTTATTCAATCACTGTTGGTGCTAACACCTACGACTCAACCGGAAATTATATTGATACACTAACATCAGTGGCCGGTTGTGATTCAATTGTTGAAGTAGATTTAACTATCATCACTGTTGATGCAGGTGTAACACAAACCGGTGTTATCCTTACGGCAGACTTGGCTGCAGCAAGCTACCAATGGTTAGATTGTAATAATGCTTACGCAGTTATTGCATCAGGTACAAATCAATCATTCACTTCACCAAGCAATGGAAATTTTGCTGTTGAGGTTACTGATGCAGGTTGTGTTGATACATCTGCTTGTTTCTTGATTGATTATACCGGTGTTGAAGAATCAGAAAATGGTGTGGTTACTTTATATCCAAATCCATCAAACAATATAGTTCAATTGCAAGGCATCACACAACTGCAAGGAGTAAGTTTGATTACTATTACCACCATCACAGGTGAAGTAGTGGTAGTGTATTCAAAAGCAGTTTCTGAAATAGATTTATCGGCACTTTCTGCCGGTGTTTATTTCGTAAACATTCAACATGAAAATGGATTGTCATCACTTAAATTGGTGAAAGAATAA
- a CDS encoding virulence RhuM family protein, which yields MKLDVTLVDETVWLTQAQLCELFQKSKATISEHIKNIFEEGELNEEVIVRNFRTITQHGAIADKTQQKEVKHYNLDVIISVGYRVKSAQGKQFSIWATQRLKEYIIKGFTLNDERFKSGNTMNYFTELQERFVENLNSFRFFYQKTWDMNHTRFSIEDSFIFCTFGLCRIKIEMK from the coding sequence ATCAAATTGGATGTGACTTTGGTTGATGAAACTGTTTGGTTGACACAGGCGCAACTTTGTGAATTGTTTCAAAAATCCAAAGCAACAATTAGTGAACACATCAAAAATATTTTTGAAGAGGGAGAATTGAATGAAGAAGTGATTGTTCGGAATTTCCGAACAATCACTCAACATGGTGCCATTGCTGATAAAACGCAACAGAAGGAGGTTAAACATTATAATCTGGATGTAATCATCTCTGTTGGTTATCGTGTGAAATCAGCTCAAGGCAAACAATTTAGTATTTGGGCAACGCAGCGATTAAAAGAATACATCATCAAAGGTTTTACGCTGAATGATGAGCGTTTCAAAAGCGGTAACACCATGAATTATTTTACGGAGTTGCAAGAGCGTTTTGTCGAGAATCTCAATTCATTTAGGTTTTTCTATCAGAAAACATGGGACATGAACCATACAAGATTTAGTATTGAAGACTCTTTCATTTTTTGTACCTTTGGGTTATGCCGCATCAAAATAGAGATGAAATAA
- a CDS encoding glycine zipper 2TM domain-containing protein, producing MPHQNRDEIIKDAIAGGLIGAALGAMLTGKSDRSILAAIVGAAINASLKAQQEVKALDTSVVYEIDGIIYRVHPDGSKEFVKRLPRSKRRIYKREFRLE from the coding sequence ATGCCGCATCAAAATAGAGATGAAATAATTAAAGATGCAATTGCCGGAGGATTAATAGGCGCCGCACTTGGAGCCATGTTGACCGGAAAAAGTGATCGTTCTATTCTTGCTGCAATTGTTGGTGCAGCTATAAACGCTTCGCTCAAAGCGCAACAGGAAGTTAAAGCATTGGACACCTCAGTTGTGTATGAAATTGATGGAATCATTTACAGGGTACACCCGGATGGTTCGAAAGAATTCGTAAAAAGACTTCCACGATCTAAAAGACGTATTTATAAACGAGAATTTCGTCTTGAGTAA
- a CDS encoding T9SS type A sorting domain-containing protein codes for MKKILLTLSAIGVLSLYAQQSTSLSETSAQPSEAIVVSQQKTYASCSYLQENNAFENGRVSNVLFPLVSADDFAIPAGENWLINEVQANFFTYDPANATAIILNFYADNTGLPGSILGADTILPVDFTMTFLGTNFGLSIYKYVMTLDNDIVLSGGSTYWFSAQVVNTTSSTDFYWETVNTGSPYGNNGVNAPTPAGPWTMEVADNFVFELGYALKTTIIESECEGFSVTVGTNVYNSTGFYVDTLTSIDGCDSIVEVDLTIFNVDAGVTQSGFTLNADLGGASYQWLDCNNAYAVIPSETNQSFTSAVNGSFAVEVTDGGCVDTSACYLLDDSGLGNEQKSVVTLYPNPSNNIVQLQGITQLQGVSLITITTITGEVVVVYSKAVSEIDLSALSAGVYFVNIQHENGLSSLKLVKE; via the coding sequence ATGAAAAAAATTCTACTCACACTCTCTGCTATTGGTGTACTCTCGCTTTATGCGCAACAGAGTACAAGTTTGTCAGAAACTAGTGCACAGCCTTCTGAGGCTATTGTTGTTTCACAGCAAAAAACCTATGCAAGTTGTTCGTATTTGCAAGAGAACAACGCATTCGAAAACGGACGTGTCAGCAATGTGCTGTTCCCACTTGTTTCAGCAGATGATTTTGCTATTCCTGCTGGAGAGAATTGGTTGATTAATGAAGTGCAAGCCAATTTTTTTACCTATGACCCGGCAAATGCAACGGCCATAATTCTGAATTTCTATGCAGATAATACGGGATTACCGGGTTCAATACTTGGTGCTGACACTATTTTACCGGTAGACTTTACTATGACTTTTTTGGGAACCAATTTTGGTTTGAGTATTTATAAATATGTAATGACGCTTGATAATGACATCGTTCTTTCAGGTGGCAGTACCTACTGGTTTTCAGCTCAGGTTGTGAATACTACCAGTTCAACTGATTTTTATTGGGAAACGGTAAATACCGGATCACCTTATGGAAACAATGGTGTGAATGCTCCAACACCTGCCGGACCATGGACAATGGAAGTTGCTGATAACTTTGTTTTTGAATTAGGTTATGCACTCAAAACAACCATCATTGAATCAGAGTGCGAAGGATTTTCTGTTACTGTGGGAACCAATGTGTATAACTCAACAGGTTTTTATGTAGATACTTTGACATCAATAGATGGTTGTGATTCTATCGTTGAAGTAGATTTAACTATATTCAATGTTGATGCCGGCGTAACGCAATCTGGTTTTACACTCAATGCTGATTTGGGCGGAGCATCTTATCAGTGGTTAGATTGTAATAATGCCTATGCAGTTATTCCTTCTGAAACTAATCAATCATTCACCTCAGCAGTGAATGGTAGCTTTGCGGTAGAAGTAACGGATGGTGGATGCGTTGATACTTCAGCGTGTTATTTGTTAGACGATAGTGGTTTGGGTAATGAACAAAAAAGTGTAGTTACCCTATATCCAAATCCATCAAACAATATAGTTCAATTGCAAGGCATCACACAACTGCAAGGAGTAAGTTTAATCACTATTACCACCATCACAGGTGAAGTAGTGGTAGTGTATTCAAAAGCAGTTTCTGAAATAGATTTATCGGCACTTTCTGCCGGTGTTTATTTCGTAAACATTCAACATGAAAATGGATTGTCATCACTTAAATTGGTGAAAGAATAA
- a CDS encoding restriction endonuclease subunit S has protein sequence MLVCFRFGSFIANKYINITLKDVRLLQVVFDSSTGAANQANIGIAALKDILIPLPPLAEQTRIVQKLDELMKCCDALETSIKESQSTNEKLLQQVLREALRGDSDKNELSEIGIDAEPKSLKKRKNK, from the coding sequence GTGTTGGTTTGCTTTCGCTTTGGTTCTTTCATTGCAAATAAGTACATCAATATAACTCTAAAGGATGTTAGATTACTTCAAGTTGTATTCGATTCATCAACTGGTGCTGCAAATCAAGCAAATATTGGTATCGCAGCATTAAAAGATATTTTAATTCCGCTTCCACCTTTAGCGGAACAAACCCGCATCGTTCAAAAATTAGATGAGTTGATGAAATGCTGTGATGCTTTGGAAACAAGTATTAAAGAAAGTCAGTCAACCAATGAAAAATTATTGCAGCAGGTTTTGAGGGAGGCGTTGAGGGGTGATTCGGATAAAAATGAGTTGTCAGAAATTGGAATTGATGCAGAACCAAAGTCATTGAAGAAAAGAAAAAACAAATGA
- a CDS encoding N-6 DNA methylase has translation MSNISGIIKSIQNIMWQDTGLNGDAQRIEQLGWMLFLKIFSDKDKELELLDDKYKSPIPDKFHWVKEKGNWAGDDEGMTGDELLEFVDRQLFPALRNIDLSSGNQRAVIVREVFDGNNNYMKSGINIRKVLNKLNEIDFNIAKDRHAFGELYETILKELQSAGKSGEFYTPRAITQFITEILDPQLGEKILDPACGTGGYLTCAIEHLKKQVKNVKDRKSIEQNIAGWEYKPLPYLLATTNLILHDIEVPNIRFGDALDQPLGNFTEKNRVDLILANPPFGGIVANNNETNFPQTFRTKESADLFLILMIHLLKKGGRAGIVLPDGSLTGDGVKQRVRQKLLEDCNLHTIIRLPNSVFQPYATVATNLLFFEKGKPTKDIWYYEHRMPEGYKAYNKTRPIRVEEFEPIKKWWNKRKESDIAWKVNIKTIIERGYDLDIKNPTKPEEEKEYNSSDLIGMLNASFEKSHKLLNQLKQAIK, from the coding sequence ATGAGCAACATATCAGGCATAATAAAATCAATTCAAAACATCATGTGGCAAGACACCGGCCTTAACGGTGACGCGCAACGCATTGAACAATTAGGCTGGATGCTTTTTCTGAAAATTTTCTCAGATAAAGACAAAGAGTTGGAGTTGTTAGATGACAAATACAAATCACCCATCCCGGATAAATTTCATTGGGTAAAAGAAAAAGGCAATTGGGCAGGTGATGATGAAGGTATGACCGGTGATGAATTGCTGGAGTTTGTTGACCGTCAATTATTCCCTGCTTTGCGCAACATTGATTTAAGTTCAGGTAATCAGCGCGCGGTGATTGTGCGTGAAGTTTTTGACGGCAATAACAATTACATGAAAAGCGGAATCAATATCCGCAAGGTGTTGAACAAACTGAATGAAATTGATTTTAACATTGCCAAAGACCGCCATGCTTTTGGTGAATTGTATGAAACCATTTTAAAAGAATTGCAGAGCGCCGGTAAAAGTGGTGAGTTTTATACGCCTCGCGCCATCACACAATTTATTACTGAAATTTTAGACCCGCAGTTGGGTGAAAAAATATTAGACCCTGCTTGTGGAACCGGTGGTTATTTAACTTGCGCCATTGAGCATTTAAAAAAGCAAGTAAAAAATGTAAAAGACCGAAAAAGCATTGAACAAAATATTGCCGGTTGGGAATACAAACCATTGCCGTATTTGTTAGCCACTACCAATTTAATTTTGCATGATATTGAAGTACCTAATATCAGATTTGGTGACGCATTAGATCAACCCCTTGGTAATTTTACTGAAAAAAACAGAGTAGATCTTATTTTGGCAAACCCACCTTTTGGTGGCATTGTAGCCAATAACAACGAAACCAATTTTCCACAAACTTTCCGCACTAAAGAAAGTGCTGATTTGTTTTTGATATTGATGATTCACCTCTTAAAAAAGGGCGGCCGTGCTGGAATTGTTTTACCAGATGGCTCTTTAACTGGTGATGGTGTTAAACAACGCGTGCGTCAAAAATTATTGGAAGATTGTAATTTGCACACCATTATCCGTTTGCCCAATTCTGTTTTTCAACCTTATGCAACAGTAGCGACCAATCTTCTATTTTTTGAGAAAGGAAAACCAACCAAAGACATCTGGTATTATGAACACCGCATGCCTGAAGGGTATAAAGCCTACAATAAAACAAGACCTATTCGTGTTGAAGAATTTGAACCCATCAAAAAATGGTGGAACAAACGCAAAGAAAGTGACATCGCTTGGAAAGTAAATATCAAAACCATTATTGAACGTGGGTATGATTTGGATATTAAAAATCCAACCAAGCCCGAAGAAGAAAAAGAATACAACAGTTCAGATCTAATTGGAATGCTTAATGCCTCTTTTGAGAAAAGTCACAAACTATTGAATCAACTTAAGCAAGCAATAAAATGA
- a CDS encoding Abi family protein: MEFEKSAFTLDDQIDLLKERGMIISNDAKAKEYLSNISYYRLSAYWYTLLENPKTDHLFIEGTTFETAIDTYIFDRKLRLIIFDELERIEIAMRTTLIYNYCLDYGNNWYEDKALYRGKDTYFYKFQTILIDEMDKTSEVFIKHYRSKYTKPANPPAWMALELISFGQLSMLFKNLKNCNARKNVATHFGLDEHVFESWLDSLSYVRNTCAHHMRLWNRKIPRTPILPKNSKQPWLRELPPPDRNNRIYISLCMIAYLLKSVSPGNSFALKVSNLLDKYPKVPKQYMGFTNNWKSELLWKINP; the protein is encoded by the coding sequence ATGGAATTTGAAAAATCAGCCTTTACTTTAGATGACCAAATTGACCTTCTCAAAGAGCGAGGCATGATAATATCCAACGACGCTAAAGCAAAGGAATATCTTTCGAATATTAGCTATTATAGATTAAGCGCATATTGGTACACGCTTCTGGAAAATCCGAAGACAGATCATTTATTTATTGAAGGAACAACGTTTGAAACCGCTATTGATACATACATTTTTGACAGAAAACTTAGATTAATAATTTTTGACGAATTGGAACGCATTGAAATAGCGATGCGCACAACTCTGATTTATAATTATTGTCTTGATTACGGTAATAATTGGTATGAAGATAAAGCACTTTACCGCGGCAAGGACACCTATTTTTATAAGTTTCAAACTATTCTTATTGATGAAATGGACAAGACTAGCGAGGTCTTCATTAAACATTATCGCTCTAAATACACTAAACCCGCAAACCCGCCGGCATGGATGGCATTAGAGTTAATTTCCTTTGGGCAACTTTCCATGTTGTTCAAAAATTTAAAAAACTGTAATGCCCGTAAAAATGTAGCAACCCACTTTGGATTGGATGAACATGTTTTTGAATCTTGGCTTGATTCACTTTCTTATGTAAGAAATACCTGCGCACATCACATGCGTTTATGGAATCGTAAAATTCCCAGAACACCAATTCTGCCTAAAAACTCAAAACAACCATGGTTGAGAGAACTACCACCACCTGATAGAAACAACAGGATTTATATTTCGCTTTGTATGATCGCTTATCTCTTAAAATCAGTGAGCCCAGGAAACAGTTTTGCATTAAAGGTGTCTAACTTGTTAGATAAATATCCAAAAGTACCCAAGCAATACATGGGCTTTACTAACAACTGGAAAAGTGAATTGTTATGGAAAATAAATCCCTGA
- a CDS encoding restriction endonuclease subunit S, with product MSWQKVKLGDLLTESKVISENPNPDRRIKVKLKVLGVEKRGLENEVEGATKQYLRKAGQFIYGKQNFHKGAFGIVPKELDGFESSSDLPAFDVDKSCLPEFLFYFFKQGNFYLELAKIASGVATQRINTAELFELEILLPDIKTQRKLISNIQLLEKNGGEISTELTHQQALVKKLRQQLLQDAVQGKLVPQNKSQKLSGEPTSELLKKIKAEKAKLIAEKKLKKEKELPPIKPEEIPFEIPENWVWCRLGDLCTELLGGFAFDSTRYSKTETPNQVIRLGNVKPNQLVLETTPVYIDDNYAFEAIRAKLIEGDILITMTGTRAKRDYLFTLCLSQSDLETKTLFLNQRVGLLSLWFFHCK from the coding sequence ATGAGTTGGCAAAAAGTAAAACTGGGTGATTTACTAACTGAGAGTAAAGTCATTTCAGAAAACCCAAATCCGGATCGCAGAATTAAAGTTAAGTTGAAGGTACTTGGTGTTGAAAAAAGAGGATTGGAAAATGAAGTTGAAGGTGCCACAAAACAATATTTGAGAAAAGCTGGACAATTCATTTATGGTAAACAAAATTTCCATAAAGGTGCATTTGGTATTGTACCAAAAGAGCTAGATGGGTTTGAAAGTAGTTCAGATTTACCGGCTTTTGATGTTGACAAATCCTGTTTGCCAGAATTTCTTTTCTACTTTTTTAAACAAGGAAATTTTTATTTAGAATTGGCTAAAATTGCTTCAGGCGTTGCAACACAACGTATTAATACTGCTGAACTATTTGAATTGGAAATTTTGTTGCCTGACATCAAAACTCAAAGAAAATTAATTTCAAATATTCAATTATTGGAAAAAAATGGAGGAGAGATTTCCACCGAACTCACCCACCAACAAGCCCTCGTAAAAAAACTCCGCCAGCAATTATTGCAAGATGCTGTTCAAGGCAAATTGGTTCCACAAAACAAATCCCAAAAGCTATCGGGAGAACCCACCAGTGAGCTGCTCAAAAAAATAAAAGCTGAAAAGGCAAAGTTGATTGCTGAGAAGAAACTAAAAAAGGAAAAAGAATTGCCGCCTATTAAACCCGAAGAAATTCCATTTGAAATTCCGGAGAATTGGGTTTGGTGTCGGTTGGGGGATTTATGCACAGAACTTTTGGGCGGTTTTGCTTTTGACAGCACCCGTTATTCAAAAACAGAAACTCCAAATCAAGTTATTAGGTTAGGAAATGTAAAACCCAATCAACTTGTATTGGAAACGACCCCAGTATATATTGATGATAATTATGCTTTTGAGGCCATTCGAGCAAAACTAATAGAAGGAGATATCTTAATCACAATGACTGGTACGAGAGCTAAAAGGGATTATTTATTCACTTTATGTTTAAGTCAATCTGATTTAGAAACAAAAACTCTCTTTCTAAACCAACGTGTTGGTTTGCTTTCGCTTTGGTTCTTTCATTGCAAATAA